In a single window of the Streptomyces sp. CGMCC 4.7035 genome:
- a CDS encoding acyltransferase family protein: MFHAASSSARATGSRSPRAALGTEPPAKQRDAFFDNAKYLAIVLVVMGHSWEPVKGGSRTLEAAYMVVYAFHMPAFVLISGYFSRSFDMRPDRLKRLVTGVVVPYIVFETAYALFMRAIGGDPDMAISLLDPWFLMWFLAALFVWRLTAPLWKVVRRPVPVAIVIAMLASVSPGIGNDLDLQRVLQFLPFFVIGLSMKPEHFRLVRRRAVRVLAVPVFACALAMAWWAVPRMNTAWFYHRDSAQELAAPWWCGPVMTLALLSCSLLLTACFFAWVPGRTMWFTTLGAGTLYAYLLHGFVVKGADYRGWYDAQWLHRPLGEVSVTLAAGVVATALCTAPVRRVFRFVMEPEMRWAFRRDAASLTREPTKA; the protein is encoded by the coding sequence ATGTTCCACGCCGCCTCGTCCTCCGCAAGAGCAACGGGCTCGCGAAGTCCACGTGCCGCACTGGGCACCGAGCCGCCCGCCAAGCAGCGTGACGCCTTCTTCGACAACGCCAAGTACCTGGCGATCGTCCTGGTGGTCATGGGCCATTCCTGGGAGCCGGTGAAGGGCGGCAGCCGCACACTCGAAGCGGCGTACATGGTCGTCTACGCCTTCCACATGCCGGCCTTCGTCCTCATCTCCGGCTACTTCTCGCGCAGTTTCGACATGCGGCCCGACCGGCTGAAGCGGCTGGTGACGGGCGTCGTCGTGCCGTACATCGTCTTCGAGACGGCGTACGCCCTCTTCATGCGCGCGATCGGCGGCGATCCGGACATGGCGATCAGCCTGCTCGATCCCTGGTTCCTGATGTGGTTCCTGGCCGCCCTCTTCGTCTGGCGGCTGACGGCCCCCCTCTGGAAGGTCGTACGCCGGCCGGTCCCGGTGGCGATCGTGATCGCCATGCTGGCGTCCGTGTCGCCCGGCATCGGCAACGACCTGGACCTCCAGCGGGTGCTGCAGTTCCTGCCGTTCTTCGTCATCGGTCTGTCGATGAAACCGGAGCACTTCCGGCTGGTGCGGCGCCGCGCGGTGCGTGTCCTGGCGGTTCCGGTGTTCGCCTGCGCCCTGGCCATGGCGTGGTGGGCGGTGCCGAGGATGAACACGGCCTGGTTCTACCACCGCGACAGCGCACAGGAGTTGGCGGCGCCGTGGTGGTGCGGGCCGGTGATGACGCTCGCGCTGCTGAGCTGCTCACTGCTGCTCACGGCCTGCTTCTTCGCCTGGGTGCCGGGCCGGACGATGTGGTTCACGACGCTGGGCGCCGGGACGCTCTACGCGTATCTGCTGCACGGGTTCGTCGTCAAAGGGGCGGACTACCGCGGCTGGTACGACGCGCAGTGGCTGCACCGGCCGCTCGGTGAGGTGTCCGTGACGCTCGCCGCGGGTGTGGTGGCGACCGCGCTCTGTACCGCGCCGGTGCGGCGGGTGTTCCGGTTCGTCATGGAGCCGGAGATGCGGTGGGCGTTCCGGCGGGACGCCGCCTCGTTGACCCGCGAGCCGACGAAAGCCTGA
- a CDS encoding biotin transporter BioY produces MSTATATARPGEVLADLLPASRVRDVALVLGGAVLTGLAAQISVPVPGSPVPVTGQTFAALLVGTSLGAGRGFLSLALYALAGVVGVPWFAGGASGAAAPSFGYILGMILASTVVGALARRGADRSVLRTAGAMLLGEAIIYAVGVPYLAFATGMSASAAIAAGLTPFLIGDALKAALAMGLLPTAWKLVNKR; encoded by the coding sequence ATGAGCACCGCCACCGCCACCGCCCGCCCCGGCGAGGTCCTCGCCGACCTGCTGCCCGCGTCCCGCGTCCGTGACGTCGCCCTCGTGCTCGGCGGCGCCGTGCTCACCGGGCTCGCCGCGCAGATCTCGGTGCCCGTTCCGGGCTCCCCGGTGCCGGTGACCGGACAGACCTTCGCGGCCCTGCTCGTGGGCACCTCGCTCGGCGCCGGCCGCGGCTTCCTGTCGCTTGCCCTGTACGCGCTGGCCGGTGTCGTGGGCGTGCCGTGGTTCGCGGGCGGCGCCTCCGGTGCGGCCGCTCCCTCCTTCGGCTACATCCTCGGCATGATCCTCGCCTCCACCGTCGTGGGCGCCCTGGCCCGCCGCGGCGCCGACCGCTCGGTGCTGCGCACGGCCGGTGCGATGCTGCTGGGCGAGGCGATCATCTACGCGGTCGGCGTCCCGTACCTGGCCTTCGCCACCGGCATGTCGGCCTCCGCCGCGATCGCGGCCGGGCTCACCCCGTTCCTGATCGGCGACGCCCTGAAGGCGGCCCTGGCGATGGGCCTGCTGCCCACCGCCTGGAAGCTCGTCAACAAGCGGTGA
- a CDS encoding DsbA family protein: MSETVTASGKTPVDFWFDPLCPWAWMTSRWVLEVEKVRDIEIRWHIMSLAVLNEDKLDQLPEEYREMLATKAWKPVRVVTAAWQKHGADVLGPLYTALGTRFHNQGEGPTLEAIAAALAEVGLPADLIDYADQENFEFDAELRASHKEGIEKVGQEVGTPVIAVPGADGEQVAFFGPVVTPAPKGEDAAKLWDGTLAVASVPGFYEIKRTRTQGPDFSNL; encoded by the coding sequence ATGTCCGAAACCGTGACCGCTTCCGGCAAGACCCCCGTCGACTTCTGGTTCGACCCGCTGTGCCCCTGGGCCTGGATGACCTCCCGCTGGGTCCTGGAAGTGGAGAAGGTCCGGGACATCGAGATCCGCTGGCACATCATGAGCCTCGCCGTGCTCAACGAGGACAAGCTCGACCAGCTGCCCGAGGAGTACCGGGAGATGCTGGCCACCAAGGCGTGGAAGCCGGTCCGCGTGGTGACCGCGGCCTGGCAGAAGCACGGCGCGGACGTCCTCGGCCCCCTGTACACCGCGCTCGGCACCCGCTTCCACAACCAGGGCGAGGGCCCGACGCTGGAGGCGATCGCGGCGGCGCTGGCGGAGGTCGGGCTTCCGGCCGACCTGATCGACTACGCCGACCAGGAGAACTTCGAGTTCGACGCCGAGCTGCGTGCCTCGCACAAGGAGGGCATCGAGAAGGTCGGCCAGGAGGTGGGCACGCCGGTGATCGCGGTCCCGGGCGCCGACGGCGAGCAGGTCGCCTTCTTCGGCCCGGTGGTCACCCCGGCTCCCAAGGGCGAGGACGCCGCGAAGCTGTGGGACGGCACCCTGGCGGTCGCCTCGGTCCCGGGCTTCTACGAGATCAAGCGCACCCGTACGCAGGGGCCGGACTTCAGCAACCTGTAG
- a CDS encoding protein kinase domain-containing protein: MSLRDSDPAEVGGYRIEDRLGSGGMGVVYLARSASGRRLAVKVVHGQYADDDEFRARFSREVAAARRVSGAFTAPVVDADADASRPWMATLYIPGADLGTYVRRNGPLPPERLREVAAGLAEALRDIHRAGVVHRDLKPANVMLADDGPRVIDFGISRAADFAAADVLTQTGRVMGTPPFMSPEQFSSPHDVGPAADIFSLGAVVVYAATGRGPFDSPSPYETATKVVEGAPELDGVPGEFRPFVELCLEKHPKYRPTPDDLLAFLRDGTRPDPHRAGEEPTVAYEPERPRRARRRLAIASAVTALVLAGTAAVAVARFTGHSDERADLPAGWRAWHARAADKDASGPFNRCAAVGTSLVCAGDDIKATRFSLATGKRTWSRPVDSTPDDYSSSEGSIIGTAPGLVYVYANDETEKGKGDDSTSVSHYAVQALDVSTGRVRWTVRTGDGEGATAPDPDGGMAARLPKGILAVYGTDGASYAFLDTTAKGKVRWHHPLPAQSVGCSLTAAASRPYLVCENDTKRGQTTRISALDPATGSPRWTVTAKGLLTCLGRHGGRLILMEDQNAADSVTTYRTVTTLDPATHRLVRVPLARTQPGEATVTLAGGTLYFTLPNGSIRAVSPETGRQAWESNSTVESPGPPLVAGTRIYVASPSGRLAALDRDTGRVEKTRPGRNDAPSATPAQAGARLTLTGDALYVPYGIRSVYCVNVRDL; encoded by the coding sequence ATGTCGCTGCGCGACTCGGACCCGGCGGAGGTGGGCGGTTACCGCATCGAGGACCGTCTGGGTTCCGGCGGTATGGGAGTGGTCTATCTCGCGCGGTCGGCCTCCGGTCGCCGTCTGGCGGTCAAGGTCGTCCACGGCCAGTACGCCGACGACGACGAGTTCCGCGCCCGGTTCAGCCGCGAGGTGGCCGCCGCCCGCCGGGTGAGCGGCGCCTTCACCGCGCCCGTCGTGGACGCGGACGCCGACGCCTCGCGCCCCTGGATGGCCACGCTCTACATACCGGGCGCGGACCTGGGCACATACGTACGACGAAACGGTCCGCTTCCCCCGGAGAGGCTCCGCGAAGTCGCCGCGGGGCTCGCCGAGGCCCTCCGCGACATCCACCGCGCGGGAGTCGTCCACCGCGACCTCAAACCGGCGAACGTGATGCTCGCCGACGACGGTCCGCGCGTCATCGACTTCGGCATCTCCCGCGCCGCCGACTTCGCGGCCGCGGACGTCCTGACCCAGACCGGTCGTGTGATGGGCACCCCGCCCTTCATGTCCCCCGAGCAGTTCTCGTCCCCGCACGACGTCGGCCCGGCCGCCGACATCTTCTCCCTCGGCGCGGTCGTGGTGTACGCGGCCACGGGGCGCGGCCCGTTCGACAGCCCCAGCCCCTACGAAACGGCCACCAAGGTCGTCGAGGGCGCCCCCGAACTGGACGGCGTCCCCGGCGAGTTTCGGCCCTTCGTGGAACTCTGCCTGGAGAAGCACCCCAAGTACCGGCCGACACCCGACGACCTCCTCGCCTTCCTGCGGGACGGCACCCGGCCCGATCCGCACCGCGCGGGGGAGGAGCCGACGGTCGCGTACGAGCCGGAGCGCCCGCGCCGCGCACGCCGTCGGCTCGCGATCGCCTCCGCGGTGACGGCGCTGGTACTGGCGGGCACGGCCGCGGTGGCGGTGGCGCGGTTCACCGGTCACTCGGACGAGCGCGCCGACCTGCCCGCGGGCTGGCGCGCCTGGCATGCGCGGGCGGCGGACAAGGACGCCAGTGGCCCGTTCAACCGCTGCGCCGCGGTCGGTACGTCACTGGTCTGCGCCGGGGACGACATCAAGGCGACCCGCTTCTCCCTGGCCACCGGCAAGCGCACCTGGTCCCGGCCCGTCGACTCCACCCCGGACGACTACAGCAGCAGCGAGGGTTCGATCATCGGCACCGCCCCGGGCCTGGTCTACGTGTACGCCAACGACGAGACCGAGAAGGGCAAGGGTGACGACAGCACCTCCGTGTCCCACTACGCGGTGCAGGCCCTCGACGTGTCGACGGGGCGGGTCCGGTGGACGGTCCGCACCGGTGACGGCGAGGGTGCCACCGCACCCGACCCGGACGGCGGCATGGCCGCGCGTCTGCCCAAGGGCATCCTCGCTGTCTACGGCACCGACGGAGCGTCGTACGCCTTCCTGGACACCACCGCGAAGGGCAAGGTGCGCTGGCACCACCCGCTGCCGGCCCAGTCGGTCGGCTGCTCCCTGACCGCGGCGGCCTCCCGCCCCTACCTCGTCTGCGAGAACGACACCAAGCGCGGGCAGACCACCCGGATCAGCGCTCTGGACCCGGCCACGGGCAGCCCACGCTGGACCGTCACGGCCAAGGGCCTGCTCACCTGCCTCGGCCGGCACGGGGGGCGGCTGATCCTCATGGAGGACCAGAACGCCGCGGATTCGGTGACGACGTACCGCACGGTCACCACCCTGGACCCGGCCACGCACCGCCTGGTCCGCGTCCCCCTCGCCCGCACCCAGCCGGGCGAGGCCACCGTCACCCTCGCCGGCGGCACGCTCTACTTCACGCTGCCCAACGGCAGCATCCGTGCCGTCTCCCCGGAAACCGGCCGCCAGGCCTGGGAGAGCAACTCCACCGTCGAGTCCCCGGGCCCGCCCCTGGTGGCAGGAACCCGGATCTACGTAGCCTCCCCGAGCGGCCGCCTGGCCGCCCTGGACCGCGACACCGGAAGGGTCGAGAAGACCCGCCCGGGCCGCAACGACGCGCCCTCCGCCACCCCGGCCCAGGCCGGCGCCCGCCTGACCCTGACCGGCGACGCGCTGTACGTCCCGTACGGCATCCGGTCGGTGTACTGCGTGAACGTACGAGACCTGTGA
- a CDS encoding amino acid permease: MPSSTTVETPPTPDASLSHGLKQRHLSMIALGGVIGAGLFVGSGAGIAAAGPSIVIAYAVSGLLVMLVMRMLGEMSAAHPSTGSFSAHAERAIGPWAGFTAGWSFWVLLCTAVGLEGIGAAKIVTGWLPGTPEWAWVALFMVVFCGANLAAVKNFGEFEFWFAALKVGAITLFLVLGVLAIAGVLPGTDSPGTSNLTDLLPHGSEGLVIGLLASIFAYGGLETVTIAAAESENPVKGVASAVRTAMWRIALFYIGSMAVIVTLVPWDSKEVVEKGPYVAALDHLGIPGAGQLMNVVVVVALLSAMNANIYGSSRIAYSLVERGQGPKALGRVSGGVPRIAVLASSVFGFVCVVLSYWRPNDVFPWLLNMIGAVVLVVWAFIAVSQLRLRRRLERETPEKLVVRMWAFPVLTWVALAGMAAIFVLMARQPDTRVQLYSTGGMSLFLAGVGYAWQRARARH; encoded by the coding sequence ATGCCCAGCAGCACCACAGTCGAGACGCCGCCCACACCGGATGCCTCCCTCTCCCACGGCCTCAAGCAGCGCCACCTGTCGATGATCGCCCTCGGCGGCGTGATCGGCGCGGGCCTCTTCGTCGGCTCCGGCGCCGGCATCGCCGCCGCCGGTCCCTCGATCGTGATCGCCTACGCCGTCTCCGGACTGCTCGTGATGCTGGTGATGCGGATGCTCGGCGAGATGTCGGCCGCCCATCCATCGACGGGCTCCTTCTCCGCGCACGCCGAACGGGCGATCGGCCCCTGGGCGGGCTTCACCGCGGGCTGGTCCTTCTGGGTGCTGCTGTGCACGGCCGTCGGCCTGGAGGGCATCGGCGCCGCGAAGATCGTCACGGGCTGGCTGCCGGGGACGCCGGAGTGGGCGTGGGTGGCGCTGTTCATGGTGGTCTTCTGCGGCGCGAACCTGGCCGCCGTGAAGAACTTCGGCGAGTTCGAGTTCTGGTTCGCGGCGCTGAAGGTCGGCGCGATCACCCTGTTCCTGGTCCTCGGCGTACTGGCGATCGCCGGCGTCCTGCCCGGCACCGACTCCCCCGGCACCTCGAACCTCACCGACCTCCTGCCGCACGGCAGCGAGGGGCTTGTCATCGGCCTGCTCGCGTCGATCTTCGCGTACGGCGGTCTGGAGACCGTCACCATCGCCGCGGCCGAGTCCGAGAACCCGGTCAAGGGCGTGGCGAGCGCCGTCCGTACGGCGATGTGGCGCATCGCGCTCTTCTACATCGGCTCGATGGCGGTCATCGTCACGCTCGTCCCCTGGGACTCGAAGGAGGTCGTCGAGAAGGGCCCCTACGTCGCCGCCCTCGACCACCTCGGCATCCCGGGCGCCGGGCAGCTGATGAACGTGGTCGTGGTGGTCGCGCTGCTGTCCGCGATGAACGCCAACATCTACGGCTCCTCGCGCATCGCGTACTCGCTGGTGGAGCGCGGCCAGGGCCCCAAGGCGCTGGGCAGGGTCTCCGGAGGCGTCCCGCGGATCGCCGTGCTGGCCTCGTCCGTCTTCGGGTTCGTGTGCGTCGTCCTCAGCTACTGGCGGCCGAACGACGTCTTCCCCTGGCTGCTGAACATGATCGGCGCGGTGGTCCTGGTCGTCTGGGCCTTCATCGCGGTCTCGCAGCTGCGGCTGCGCCGCCGGCTGGAGCGGGAGACGCCCGAGAAGCTGGTCGTCCGGATGTGGGCGTTCCCGGTGCTGACGTGGGTCGCGCTGGCGGGCATGGCGGCCATCTTCGTACTGATGGCGCGGCAGCCGGACACGCGCGTGCAGCTGTACTCGACCGGCGGCATGTCGCTGTTCCTGGCGGGCGTCGGCTACGCCTGGCAGCGGGCGCGCGCACGCCACTGA
- a CDS encoding phosphohydrolase, whose product MPLMTLAEVEAVACAAHAAQKDKAGRPYAEHLRAVAEGVRARGGADELVAAAWLHDSVEDGVLSEEWLDAAPLSEVTKDVIRAVTKRSGEPPQAYAQRILATPGARLVKAADLAHNADPHRLAVLDAPTAERLTRKYAAMRQYLGLTADD is encoded by the coding sequence ATGCCGCTCATGACATTGGCCGAGGTCGAGGCCGTCGCGTGCGCCGCGCACGCCGCGCAGAAGGACAAGGCGGGGCGGCCGTACGCCGAGCATCTACGGGCCGTCGCCGAGGGTGTACGGGCCCGCGGTGGCGCGGACGAACTCGTCGCCGCCGCCTGGCTGCACGACTCCGTGGAGGACGGCGTGCTCAGCGAGGAGTGGCTGGACGCCGCCCCGTTGTCCGAGGTGACGAAGGACGTCATCCGGGCCGTCACGAAGCGGAGCGGCGAGCCCCCGCAGGCGTACGCCCAGCGCATTCTGGCCACCCCGGGCGCCCGGCTCGTCAAGGCGGCCGACCTCGCGCACAACGCCGACCCGCACCGGCTCGCCGTCCTCGACGCCCCCACCGCGGAGCGACTCACCCGCAAGTACGCCGCCATGCGACAGTATCTCGGCCTCACCGCCGACGACTGA
- a CDS encoding GNAT family N-acetyltransferase, which produces MTTDLRVLRQDEWNGWYDSLLRAFGGVDESTEERELWNELTEFDRFLGVWDEGGCVGTAGAFRFRVTVPGGASVPAAGITMVTVAATHRRRGVLTSMMRRQLDDIRSWGEPLAVLTATEPAIYGRFGYGVGTFQVNAEIDTSRVHLSVPDGTDDVRLRYAAPADVLDACEKVYARLVPRRPGMLARQPGWERLALLDPPGERDGASALQCVVAERDGEITGYARYRTKLGWGVTGHDGNVTLNDLAALDPATEAALWRFLFGIDLMTTLTVRARPADDAWQHLVSDIRRCRPRPRDSLYVRLVDVGAALEARTYQAPVDVVFEVEDAFCPWNAGRWRLTGDAKGASCARTTDMADLVLSVRELGSAYLGGVSLTALAAAGRVRELRQGALAEAATAFGSAVAPWLPHGF; this is translated from the coding sequence ATGACGACGGACCTACGCGTATTGCGGCAGGACGAGTGGAACGGCTGGTACGACAGCCTTCTCCGGGCCTTCGGCGGAGTGGACGAATCAACCGAAGAACGTGAACTCTGGAACGAGCTCACTGAATTCGATCGATTCCTGGGCGTATGGGATGAAGGCGGATGCGTGGGCACGGCAGGTGCGTTCCGTTTCCGCGTCACCGTCCCCGGCGGCGCCTCGGTCCCCGCGGCGGGCATCACGATGGTGACCGTCGCGGCCACGCACCGCCGGCGCGGGGTACTGACGTCGATGATGCGCCGGCAGCTGGACGACATCCGCTCCTGGGGCGAGCCGCTCGCGGTGCTGACCGCGACCGAACCCGCGATCTACGGCCGGTTCGGTTACGGCGTCGGCACGTTCCAGGTGAACGCCGAGATCGACACCAGCCGCGTGCACCTGTCCGTTCCGGACGGCACGGATGACGTACGCCTGCGGTATGCGGCGCCCGCCGACGTCCTCGACGCGTGCGAGAAGGTCTACGCACGGCTGGTGCCGCGGCGGCCGGGCATGCTGGCGCGGCAGCCGGGCTGGGAGCGGCTGGCGCTGCTCGATCCGCCGGGCGAGCGGGACGGGGCGTCGGCGCTGCAGTGCGTGGTCGCCGAGCGGGACGGCGAGATCACGGGGTACGCCCGCTATCGGACCAAGCTCGGCTGGGGCGTCACCGGACACGACGGAAACGTGACCCTCAACGATCTGGCGGCGCTCGACCCGGCGACCGAGGCGGCGCTGTGGCGCTTCTTGTTCGGCATCGACCTGATGACGACGCTGACCGTGCGCGCACGGCCGGCCGACGACGCCTGGCAGCACCTGGTGTCCGACATCCGGCGCTGCCGGCCGCGGCCGCGGGATTCGCTGTACGTGCGTCTCGTCGATGTCGGCGCGGCGCTGGAGGCGCGGACGTACCAGGCGCCGGTGGACGTGGTGTTCGAGGTCGAGGACGCGTTCTGTCCCTGGAACGCGGGGCGTTGGCGGCTCACCGGGGACGCGAAGGGCGCGTCCTGCGCCCGTACGACGGACATGGCCGATCTCGTGCTGTCCGTACGGGAGTTGGGATCCGCGTATCTGGGCGGGGTGTCGCTCACGGCGCTGGCGGCGGCCGGTCGGGTGCGGGAGCTGCGGCAGGGGGCACTGGCGGAGGCGGCGACGGCGTTCGGCTCGGCGGTGGCGCCGTGGCTGCCGCACGGCTTCTAG
- a CDS encoding PP2C family protein-serine/threonine phosphatase, translated as MAAGRERRAEAETFTARCKKQWHRARTGVRRSAVDYFRGDGSDWIALAGLMLMIPVIAATTLVDPVWCSPAVLVLPIVAGGVLLRPSSLLGLYAAAATALIIESVKLGPYTEGPSRVTPGVVLVVAACGFFGLLIAQFRSRVGVPWRRGGTMLFDLRERIRVQSKLPKLPLGWHREMALRPAGGQSFSGDFVVAARTNGGRTLEVVLTDVSGKGMDAGSRALLLSGAFGGLLGSLPPHAFLPAANGYLLRQDWDEGFATSIHLVLDLESGDYELYSAGHPPGLQLSAGSGRWEEKAADGPLLGVYDGAQFDSVKGVLRPGDVLMLFTDGLVETSERDIVEGIDRLTGEADRYVAGGFHGAAWHLIEAVAKDVNDDRALLLISRDGPTAQATR; from the coding sequence ATGGCAGCAGGACGAGAGCGGCGCGCGGAAGCCGAGACGTTCACGGCCCGGTGTAAGAAGCAGTGGCACCGGGCCCGTACGGGTGTGCGCAGATCCGCCGTGGACTACTTCCGCGGCGACGGCTCGGACTGGATCGCGCTGGCCGGTCTGATGCTGATGATCCCCGTGATCGCGGCGACCACCCTGGTCGATCCCGTGTGGTGCTCACCGGCCGTCCTGGTCCTGCCGATCGTGGCGGGCGGCGTGCTGTTGCGGCCCTCCAGCCTGCTCGGTCTCTACGCCGCTGCCGCCACCGCGCTGATCATCGAGTCCGTCAAACTCGGCCCGTACACCGAAGGGCCGTCCCGGGTCACCCCGGGCGTCGTGCTCGTGGTCGCGGCCTGCGGGTTCTTCGGGCTGCTGATCGCGCAGTTCCGCAGCCGGGTCGGGGTGCCGTGGCGGCGCGGCGGGACCATGCTCTTCGACCTGCGCGAACGCATCCGCGTCCAGAGCAAGTTGCCGAAGCTGCCGCTGGGCTGGCACCGCGAGATGGCGCTCAGACCGGCGGGCGGCCAGTCGTTCTCGGGCGACTTCGTCGTGGCGGCCCGGACGAACGGGGGCCGCACGCTGGAGGTTGTCCTGACGGACGTCTCGGGCAAGGGCATGGACGCGGGATCGCGCGCCCTGCTGCTGTCCGGGGCGTTCGGCGGACTGCTGGGATCGCTTCCACCGCACGCGTTCCTGCCTGCGGCCAACGGCTATCTGCTCCGCCAGGACTGGGACGAGGGTTTCGCGACCTCCATCCATCTGGTCCTCGACCTCGAATCGGGTGACTACGAGCTCTACTCGGCCGGACATCCGCCGGGGCTCCAGCTCAGCGCGGGCAGCGGCCGCTGGGAGGAGAAGGCGGCGGACGGACCGCTCCTCGGGGTCTATGACGGCGCCCAGTTCGACTCCGTGAAGGGCGTGTTGCGTCCCGGTGATGTCCTGATGCTGTTCACGGACGGCCTGGTCGAGACGTCCGAACGGGACATCGTCGAGGGCATCGACCGCCTCACGGGCGAGGCCGACCGCTATGTGGCCGGCGGCTTCCACGGCGCGGCCTGGCACCTCATCGAGGCGGTGGCCAAGGATGTGAACGACGACCGGGCCCTGTTGCTGATCTCCAGGGACGGCCCGACGGCCCAGGCAACCCGCTGA
- a CDS encoding Fpg/Nei family DNA glycosylase translates to MPEGHTIHRLAKDYAARFAGGAVTVRSPQGKFADAAALLDGAELHTADAHGKHLFLGFRGSEWVHIHLGLFGKVAFGDAPAPPPTDTVRLRLANPTSYVDLRGPTTCALITDDEKAAIHGRLGPDPLRGDADPMAAYRRVSRSRTTVAALLMDQKVIAGVGNVYRAEVLFRHGIDPYRPGKDITPAEWDAIWADLVDLMREGVRNNRIDTVRPEHTPEAMGRPPRVDDHGGEVYVYRRATLPCHICGGEIRTADLAARNLFWCPGCQRS, encoded by the coding sequence GTGCCAGAAGGGCACACCATTCACCGGCTGGCCAAGGACTACGCCGCGCGGTTCGCCGGCGGCGCCGTCACCGTCCGCAGCCCCCAGGGCAAGTTCGCCGACGCCGCCGCCCTCCTCGACGGGGCCGAGCTGCACACCGCCGACGCCCACGGCAAGCATCTCTTCCTGGGCTTCCGCGGCAGCGAGTGGGTGCATATCCACCTCGGCCTGTTCGGCAAGGTCGCCTTCGGCGACGCCCCCGCGCCCCCGCCCACCGACACGGTCCGCCTGCGCCTCGCGAACCCGACCTCGTACGTCGACCTCCGTGGCCCCACCACCTGCGCGCTGATCACCGACGACGAGAAGGCCGCCATACACGGCCGCCTCGGCCCCGACCCGCTGCGCGGCGACGCCGACCCCATGGCCGCGTACCGCCGTGTCTCCCGCAGCCGTACCACCGTCGCCGCCCTGCTCATGGACCAGAAGGTCATCGCCGGCGTCGGCAACGTCTACCGCGCCGAGGTCCTCTTCCGGCACGGCATCGACCCGTACCGCCCGGGCAAGGACATCACCCCGGCCGAGTGGGACGCGATCTGGGCCGACCTGGTCGACCTGATGCGCGAGGGCGTCCGGAACAACCGCATCGACACCGTCCGCCCCGAACACACCCCCGAGGCCATGGGCCGCCCGCCGCGCGTCGACGATCACGGTGGCGAGGTGTACGTGTACCGCAGGGCGACCCTGCCCTGTCACATCTGCGGCGGCGAGATCCGCACCGCCGATCTCGCCGCCCGCAATCTCTTCTGGTGCCCGGGCTGCCAGAGGTCCTAG
- a CDS encoding DUF7660 family protein, which produces MTSPLAPDDHIGDREAFSAFLARLRADYAANGQQWENPTLDRFLEALEAWVAASPGWCRNFGHDLPPEGDWTFFARALDAARIYE; this is translated from the coding sequence ATGACGAGCCCCCTGGCGCCCGACGATCACATTGGCGATCGCGAGGCCTTCAGCGCCTTCCTGGCGCGTCTTCGTGCCGACTACGCAGCCAACGGCCAGCAGTGGGAGAACCCGACGCTGGACAGGTTCCTGGAAGCCCTGGAAGCCTGGGTCGCTGCGTCTCCGGGGTGGTGCCGGAACTTCGGGCACGACCTGCCCCCCGAAGGTGACTGGACGTTCTTCGCCCGTGCCCTGGATGCCGCTCGGATCTACGAATAG
- a CDS encoding ribose-5-phosphate isomerase, whose protein sequence is MRVYLGSDHAGFELKNHLVEWLKAAGHEPVDCGPHIYDAQDDYPPFCLRAAERTAADSDSLGIVIGGSGNGEQIAANKVKGVRAALAWSEETASLGRQHNNANVVAVGARMHTQEEATKFVETFLNTPFSGDERHIRRIDMLSSYETTGELPPIPPHHPQG, encoded by the coding sequence ATGCGCGTGTATCTCGGCTCCGACCATGCAGGCTTCGAACTGAAGAACCACCTCGTCGAGTGGCTCAAAGCAGCCGGCCACGAGCCCGTCGACTGCGGGCCCCACATCTACGACGCCCAGGACGACTACCCGCCGTTCTGCCTCCGCGCGGCGGAGCGTACGGCGGCTGACTCCGACTCGCTCGGCATCGTGATCGGCGGCTCCGGCAACGGTGAGCAGATCGCCGCGAACAAGGTGAAGGGCGTGCGGGCGGCCCTCGCATGGAGCGAGGAGACGGCGTCGCTCGGCCGGCAGCACAACAACGCCAACGTCGTTGCCGTGGGTGCGCGGATGCACACGCAGGAGGAGGCGACGAAGTTCGTGGAGACGTTCCTGAACACGCCGTTCTCGGGCGATGAGCGACACATCCGGCGCATCGACATGCTGTCGTCGTACGAGACGACGGGTGAGCTGCCGCCGATCCCTCCCCACCACCCGCAGGGCTGA